A genomic segment from Amphiura filiformis unplaced genomic scaffold, Afil_fr2py scaffold_432, whole genome shotgun sequence encodes:
- the LOC140145589 gene encoding low affinity immunoglobulin epsilon Fc receptor-like: MTSILDTDELGFVRYLSPKDVNTWIGLDDLLEPDNFMWQDGSPVNFTNWHINQPNNVPPAEECGEMYADGTWNDNKCLNHLLNFVCKKPAPEYEGKDGYDRILKGETDRIQASIQGLLEK; encoded by the exons ATGACTAGTATTCTTGATACAGATGAACTAGGATTCGTTCGAT ATTTATCACCCAAGGATGTGAATACGTGGATAGGACTAGATGATTTGTTAGAACCTGACAATTTTATGTGGCAAGACGGATCACCT GTGAATTTTACGAATTGGCATATAAATCAGCCTAACAATGTTCCTCCTGCTGAAGAATGTGGAGAGATGTATGCAGATGGAACATGGAATGATAACAAATGTTTAAATCATTTATTGAATTTTGTCTGTAAGAAGCCCGCGCCAG AATATGAAGGAAAAGATGGGTATGATAGAATTCTGAAAG GAGAAACGGATCGAATACAAGCTTCTATTCAAGGTTTGctagaaaaatag